A stretch of DNA from Tubulanus polymorphus chromosome 6, tnTubPoly1.2, whole genome shotgun sequence:
TCTGCCATATTTAACTAGTTTTTCCTGCCATATTTAGGTACTATTTCCTGCCATATTTAGGTAGTTTTTCCTCCAGTATTTAAGTAGTATTCCTGCAGTATTTAAAGGGTTCTTCCTGCAATAATTAACTCATCGCTCCTGCCACATTCATACAGTTTTCGCTGCAATTTTCACCAGTTTTAACCAGTTTTCACCTTAACCGTGCGTTTAATTCAGATATCATGTATAATGTAGAACAGCAGTTGTTTGATTATTGCACGGCTAAGTCGACTGATAACACTCAATGCTGTGATCCCGTCTTTGATATACGTCATGATTTCCCTCTCTGTCCAAAACACGCTAAAGCAATCGACAGCGTTCCGCAGGAAGCCGTCAAACGTAAACGTAAGAAGACGAAACCGTCGGCGCTCACGAGACCTCCGAAACGCggcaaaaagaagaaaaatcaACGCAAGTTCATCCGTCCAGAAAAACCTGTTTTACCCATTGAGATATTCAGTGATACAGGTACGTTATATAGACACACACTCGGGTGTCTGGGCAGGCGGGGTCACGGGTCACTCATCCGTCCAGAAAAACCTGTTTTACCCATTGAGATATTCAGTGATACAGGTACGTTATATAGACACACACTCGGGTGTCTGGGCGGGCGGGGTCACGGGCAGGCGGGGTCACGGGTCACTCATCCGTCCAGAAAAACCTGTTTTACCCATTGAGATATTCAGTGATACAGGTACGTTATATAGACACACACTCGGGTGTCTGGGCAGGCGGGGTCACGGGTCACTCATCCGTCCAGAAAAACCTGTTTTACCCATTGAGATATTCAGTGATACAGGTACGTTATATAGACTAACACACGGGTGGCTGGGCGGGCGGGGTCACGGGTACACGGGCAGGCGAGGTCACGGGTACACGGGCGGGGTCACGGGTACACAGGCGGGCGGGGTCACGGGTCACTCATCCGTCCAGAAAAACCTGTTTTACCCATTGAGATATTCAGTGATACAGGTACATTATATAGACTCACACACGGGCGACTGGGCGGGCGGGGTCACGGGCAGGCGGGCAGGCGGGGTCATGGGTACATGGGCAGGCGGGGTCACGGGTCACTCATCCGTCCAGAAAAACCTGTTTTACCCATTGAGATATTCAGTGATACAGGTACGTTATATAGACACACACATGGGCGTCCGGGCGGGGTCACGGGTACACGGGCAGGCGGGGTCACAGGTACGTAGGCAGGTGGGCGGGCAGGGTCACGGGTACACGGGCAGGCGGGGTCAAGGGTACACGGGCAGGCGGGGTCACAGGTCACTCATCTGTCCAGAAAAACCCATTTTACCGATTGAGGTATTCAGTGATACAGGTGGActggatttgatgttttaaaaactGGCTCCTTGCGTACTATGGAGTGGAACTGTGGACAGTGTGGATAATTAATGTGGATAATGAGGATGATTTGTGTTTTTCAGGTGGAGGTTCATCATCAGCCGAAACGAACGAACCGTTAGATCAGATTATCACCCTGACGAACACCGCTCACGACCATCGACAACAACAACCGCAACAATCGCACGACAGATTAACGACGATATCGTCGTCAGGCGTgaatgatgaagatgaagatgaattaAGAGGAGTTTTCTCACCGGAGACGGATCTAACTCTCGATCAGCACGAGTCTAAAATACTGGAGGACAACGATATCAACGACGTTCTAAATAAACTACCGGACGATGCATTTCATGAGTTGTTTAATACGGGTATGTGGGGCAGGGGTAGGTGTACAGCAGGGGTAGGTGTACAGCAGGGGTACGTGAGGCAGGGGTAGGTGTACAGCAGGGGTACGCGGGGCAGGTGTACAGTGTACAGCAGGAGATTGTGTACAGCAGGGGTAGGTGTATATTGTACAGCAGGGGAAGGTGTACAGCAGGGGTTGGTGTACATCGTACAGCAGGGGAAGGTGTACAGCAGGGGAAGGTGGGGGCAGTATTTGAACCAAATTTCGTGAAGATCTTGGCAGATTCTGTGTCAAATGTTAGGCAGGATCTGAATCGAGACTCTGATAGACAATAGTCGGGAGTGTTCTGGGGAATTTCTGGGAAATATCTGGACAGAAAAACTTGCGTAATTCctaataaatcgatttgatgAGAATTAAAGCTGTGAATTTACGAATTGTAGGTAAAAATGGTGATTGTGGTCCGTCTAAAGAAGAGACTGATGAATTTGAGAAAGCGTTGGCAGCAGTTTCGATGTCAAAATGTGCGAATCTGATTTGTGACGACGACGAACTCACTAAACATATCACTGAGACGATCCTGCAACAGGAGGCAGTATCCGACCATCTCGTGGCAGGattacatcatcatcatcatcatcataccGGCGGTGTGGCAGGATTACAACACGCGGGAGGATTACAACACGCTGAATTACATGCGTCAGGATTACACGCAGCTGGATTACATGCAGGAGCTGGATTACATCACGCAGGAGCAGGATTACATCACCCAGGAGCAGGATTACACGTGGCAGGATTACACGCAGGATTACATGACGATAACCTGCAGGCTCTTGCTAACAGTATTACCGAAACAGATCTGAAAAATATGTCTCAAGTTCTCGCGACGGCTGAGTTCAATTCGGTTTTGGGTATCGCGCCCACGGCCCCGCCGCCCGCGCCCACGCAGCCGGTTACCACGACGACTATCGGCGGCGATCTATCGAGCATCGCCATGGCGAAACCCAACAATATCAACTCGACTACTATCAGCTTACACAATCTGCAACAGAATCTGCAACAATTGTCTCAATCATTAAACTCTCTACAGACAGTGGCGTGTCCGTCGCCGGGGGCAGCCGGCGGTGCAGGGGGCGCCGCTGTATTGGATCAcgttcaatttcaattgttaTGTCAAACTCAAGGTCAATTACAGCTGGCCTCCGCTCAAGGTCATTTGATTCAAGGTCACCACCACCGACCGACGACGGGCGGTCACCAGTTCTTGCAGATACAACCGAGTTTAAACCACGCGGTGGCGCCGCCTATGTACGGAATCGTGAATCACAGTACGTTTAATAGTGTTAACCAGGCGTCGGTGGACTCGGCGGTGGCGTTCGCGTCGACCAATCATCATCCGGTCGCGGCCGCTCCGTCGCCGTGTTTGACGTTAAATACCGTGCTGTCGTCGCCGTCGACGACCGCAACAATGACTAAACAATTCGCTCCGGTTACCGTTACTCCGATCGTGCAACAATCGACGTCGTCGTCAGGGGCGACGGCTAATCATTCTCCGCTGCAGTCTCCGCTGCCGAACTTCCGTAACCCGTGGACGCAAATCGAACATTTAAATTTACCGGTTTTCACGGCGACGAACGGCTATCAGCAGACGAACGGCGGCGTTAAATATGTgacagcgccccctggtggcggCGGTGATAACAACGTGGTCGATACAACGACTGCATCGGCGTTCCAGATCGGAGTCCACCCGACACTAGTCACTCCGGCAACCACTCCTAAACAAACGTGAAACTAACAATCTTATAACAATCTTTATTGATTATATGTCTCGTGTTCAAGGGGGGGTGTCAGGGGAGAGGGAGCGTTACCAGGGAGGGGGTGTTACCAGGGTGAGGGGGTGAAGGAGGGAAATAGGGAGTGTAACCAGGGGGCGGGTCGAGCTAGACCAAATTACAATACCATACGTCGATTTCATATTAACAGCGGCCATATTGGAATATGATTTCGCGAGACTCGCGATTGCTTAGCAAACCGTGTTTATGATTTCCAATATGGCCGCCGCTTTCTATACGCTCTCGGCGGAAATTCTGAGCatcggtcaattcaattcaaatcatgtTGCATTTATTAAACGGTTTCTGTTCTCCGTCGACGCGCGGTGAAATTTTCCGATGTATTTTTAGTCGATGATCgatttgtattttttacaaattgGCACgcggaaaaaaaaactgttattTTATAGATTAGGAAATGGTTTCCTTCATGTCGAGGTTGTGTTAATTTGTCGGATATATCGCTCGGACTCGAAACCGGATTCGTTGTACATATGAAACTCTATTGTCTCTAGTCATAATAGTAAACTTCGTATTCATGAATTAAAAGTGATCATTTCTCTCTCTTCAAACTGAATTATAAAATCTACAATAGCTTTTTCTGTgaattccccctatgacatcactgaTTAATATCAAAACACTCGAATAagaatgatgatgtcataaggtgatttatggaggcagacatcttttctacaggtgtctatagatcaaatcactagtagacaatttgatgatgtcatagggggatttatggaggcagacatgtTTTCTAGAAGtatctatagatcaaatcactaatagatgatttgatgatgtcatagggggatttatggaggcagacatgtTTTTATGGAGAAGTGTCTCGATTAAATTAGTGAATGTTGTTTATAAACAGTAGAACTAATTAATCTCGTGCTCCGGCGGAGTGGGTCGGAGCAGACCGTGTTGTGCGTGCTCCGGCGGAGCGGGTCGGAGCAGACCGTGTTGTGCGTGCTCCGGAGGAGCGGGTCGGAGCAGACCGTGTTGCGCATACTCCGGCAGAGTGGGCCAGTTTTAATGCATCTGATATAGCTATCAAACACTGCCTTTAATGCAAGTATCAATCAGCTGCTTGTaacccccccctccccctcccagTTTGATGGGTGAATACTCGGTACTTCACTGATGACATCCTTATTTTTCATGCGTgccactgataaaatgtctgttCTGTCTGTGGATTTCAGAGATAAATAAAAGTGTCCTGGAGTTATGATGATCTGTTTGGTAATTGTCTGAGGGGGCGGGTACAGACAGTTGATTGACACCTATATTAACCTATCACGAGTTAGCACTCGCTCCAGTTCCACACCGGAGCCGGAGAATTCAATGGCTCCAGTTGTGATAGAACTCATGACTTACGGTTCTAGGCTCCGATGTCTCATAAAAAACTAGCCCGTGTACTAAATCTAACCACTAGGGGGAACCACCTGTCTATACTTTTCTGGTCGAAAGCGGAAAAGACCtctactgaaaaaaaaaccgataaccaactgaaataatgttgttaGTTTAAATAACTGGGTGTAAAATTAATTATGGaaagtcaaatttaatttattaaataaataaataaataaattaaggGTATTTCGTATAAGTACCCGTCGTTTTTGTACTTTATTTACggctttttgtttttgtgtGTTGATTGAATGGATATGATTCCCTCGACCGCTACCCCCACCCCCCCACCCCCCGTCCATCCGTCTGTCGGTCCATCGTTTCCAAGACAACCAAATTAAAACAGGGTATCTAATGTTTAACTAAATGCTTTTATTGATTCTAAGATGAACGATGAATAATTGTGACTGTAACATTATAAGCATCTGTTGGACGtttaaatataaaacatttaagTTTATTCTAAGTACAGAAACAAGTATAGAATGATTGGATGAAGCACATTTGTGGAAATGGAAAATAAACGCCCGTCTTAATTTCCTAGGACAATGAATTCTATTTATGTAGTAACTAACGACAACTAAAAGTCTTGTTGCTGCGCGAGTTTTTGGCGTTGCATCATAACTGAGATTCATTAGGTTCcgaattcaataaatattccTTGGAAGCGGTAGCTATCGTATACTGGTCCTGTTCGCGGTCCGAAACTAACTGTTGGTCCTGTTCACAGTCCGGAACTAACTGCTGGTCCTGTTCGCAGTGTGAGACTGGCGATTGGTCCTGTACGCGGTCCGATGTCGTCGACCGGCTCGTTACAGTCCGATCCGAAATCGCTCCTAATATATCGAATTTCGGCGGGAGACGTTTCAACGCGTAATCCGTCGCTACGGAAACGACTACGATTTCGATCAACGCGACGACCATCGCGAACGTTCGAAACGGAAACTCTGTCTGCTCGCTTTCATTAAACGACGGATACGGAATAAACGCGGGTAGAAGTAGGTACGGCTCGCCGGCGCCGAGACGCAGGACGACCGCGGTCGCGTAACCGATCAGAGCTCCGTAAGAGTTCGTACGGAATGGTGAATAAACAACGGCGACCAGTTGAGGGAACATGACGACGTAAATGAAATCAGCGGCGAGAATAAATAAACCGTAAATACTGGGAACAAATACAGCCATAACAGTCGAGATACTACCAACTATAAACACTGAAATACGCTGTATCCAAACCAGTTCAAACAACGACGcctttaaaatataaattcatcaattaATTACAGCCTGTTCATTGGATTAAAGCCTGCAATATATGCAAATTAACCATTAGATTGAGCCAGTTCATTGGATTAAAGCCTGCTATATATGCAAATTAACCATAAGATTGGGCCAGTTCATTGGATGTCTGCTAACTAATCAATAAATCAAGCCAGTTCATTGGATGAACTCAGCAGAATATGCAAATGAACCATTAGATTGAGCCAGTTAATTGTTCAATGCTCGCAAATATGCTAATTGATTGCtttataaatcaaatacattggCTGTTGCTtcgaattattcaaataaatgattgaataGGGCGAGCTGATTGGTAGATGCTTGCACGTGGTCTAGTAGTTACCTTTTTACGCAGGAATGCTTTATAAATATTATGTGTAAACATCGAACTGGAGCCGAGTATCGCGCTGTCCATCGATGACATCACAGCCGCTGAAATAGTTCCTAAACCtacaacaaaaccaaaacagtTTAAAACTGTTAACATATTCGGCTattttaaattcgaatttGAACTCACCGATTATCGCGACTATATTCGGCGTGAAATGTTTCAAAACGAGCGGCAAAACCAGGCTCGATTGTCCAGTCTCTAACGGAGATTGTCCCAGTTGCGTCTGGTTCCAGTCGGCACTCACAGCGGCAACACCTATCAGCGCCGGTGGAATCGCTAACAGGAACGCACCGATTCCACCGAATATCGACAGTAACTGAGCGTCTTTTGCCGTCCGCATCGAGAGAACTCTCTGGAAATATGACTGCCACGGAATCGTACCCAGAGTCTGAAAACAATATACACTTACAGAATTCGTgtggatccaccaggtgtcactagtgtgcagtaggacaacAACTACAGCGGTAATAGAGGAtttcacttgtggcaagtgaggatccaccaggtgttgctagtgtgcagtagaaCACTGACTACTGCGGTTATAGAGGATTCCAATTGTGGCAAGTgtggatccaccaggtgtcactagtgtgcaatAGGGCATGAATATTTTTCTCTGCGGATCTTTCTAAGCTCTGTTTATGGTATAGATAAAGAAAGGATAACACGTACCATAGCTAAAAGAAGGTCAATCCACGTCGTTAATGAAGAGGTGTCCGGACTGCCGGACCACTGAGCAGACGTGGCGCTGAAATTACCGACACGCGAGTCGCACATTACAAACGGGACGCTTAAActctacaatacaatacaaactaactatatttatatatcaaactCGGTGATGAAAATGACCATGAAATTCAGATCTCGCGGAAGAGTTGTGGGTCCGGGCATCCGTAGAGAGGATTCAAAGGTACTCACCAATCCAAATACGATGAATATTAGTTGTAATATGTCGGTATAAGCTACAGCGATCATCTGACCGAATAGTGTATAGATTATAGCGACTACAGCTGACAATCCGATAGATAAAGGAATACTGATTCCTACTATTACACTTATACTTGTACCTACAAAACATACATTACATTATctaattattgattttatctatataataattaacatttctttagaaaagatgtctgcctccataaatccccctatgacatcatcaaattatctaaCAGTGATTctatctaaaaacatttttagaaaagatgtccgcctccataaatccccctatgacatcatcacatTATCTAACAGTGATTCtatctaaaacatttttagaaaagatgtctgcctccataaatatgacatcatcaaattgtctactagtgatttgatctatagacacttctagaaaagatgtctacctccataaatctccctatgaaatcatcaaatgATCTGTTATTTATGAcatttctagaaaagatgtctgcctccataaatccccctatgacataaAATTGACTTGATATCTGACCTAGCGCTGATAGTACTGAAGCCGACCAAAAGATGTCTCCACTGATGGCAGCTAGATAGAAGAGCGCGATTACAGCGTCGCAGTATCGCTCCTGGAACGGGTCCAACATCGTTAGGTATCGTTTGGATCTCATCTTCTCAGCAAACATCACACcacctgaaaataaacaacctCAAAATCAAACGGTTCAAATATATCCCACTGTACCTCTCCACAGCCTCGTACCCTCTCACAGTACCTCTCCCCAGCCCCCTGTACCTCTACCCAGCCACCTGTACCTCTCCCCAGCCCCCTGTACCTCTCCCCAGCCCCCTGTACCTCTCCCCGGCCTCGTACCCTCTCCCCGACCCAGTACCCTCTCCCCAGCCTGATACATACCTATTATTAAACCAAACAGAATCCCGAACGGAGCTAGCGTCCACCAGATTCCATAAGCAGCGACTGATTCAGCGGTTCCGTTTAAAAATCCACCTCCGACTGTCGTAGCTGtttaataaacatttcattgaaaaaatacatttcttgAAATTAGCTGTTAGTTTCATGTTTTTGAATAAGGTCAACATTAACAAACAATAACCAATTTTTAGAATACTAGTCTTTTTTGTAATCAACTTCAAATTACTTCAACAGTAATATCCGTTgtaattattgataattaattaccAGTCATTGTGAATATCCCGACGACGGTGCTAAGGTTACGCCCGGCGACCACATTGCGTTCAACGGGGCTGGTGGTCGCAGGGTCCGTTTTGAATTTACGGGCggcgacaattccgacgatcaGAACAGTTAAATACAACACTATCAGTAGCACGATACCAGCTATATTCAACACCATTCTGACTGTGAGGTCTGAGAGGATGAGGAGCGGGCGAATTCGGACACCTTTTTCAGGCTGAAAATGGTTAAATATCGCTTGACAGAATTAAGTATCATTCTATAAAGGTAGTGAAACATAAAATCATGTCAATCGAACCTCTACTTACGTCAGAAACCCATAGATCGTCCGATTTTAGAAGAAACAGCGTCGAAATTAGGACCAAAACGCACGCGTCCGCAGTTCAATGGGCGCTGACATGTTGTAGCTCCGCGGTTAaggaattaatcataaaattatttcaacagcGATGGCGTCGATCGAATATTTTTAACTATTAAATTTCCTAATCTATCGAATATCTGTTTATTGCAGGCactaattgaaatataattttctgaTTGATAATTTTTAATTAATGGAAATATTTATTCGCGTCGTTTTGACAGCTGAGAAGAAAAACAGAGAGACTAGAAGAGCAGCGAGTTGAAACTGGCCTCGAGTTTTAAGTGGAAAAACGGCTATTTATAAGACGTGACAAGCGTTTAGAAACTGCGTATTAGCTGAAGAATCATTGTGTCAATCGTTATAACGGGTAAATATTCTGAGCAGGTGATTTAAGGGTGGTTTACAGATGTtgttatgttatgttaatGTTACTGTTAGCAAAGTTTGCAAAGCAAGCATCCTTCTTGAGTTGCTCCAGTCCCTCTCTGAGTCTCAGTCTCTGGGAAAAAGGGATGCTTCGATCAGGAGAACTAGGCCTATTAAGCTTGCCTACCAGTTCCTGAACCTGATatgaatgatatgatatgataaggCTTATTGCTTA
This window harbors:
- the LOC141907437 gene encoding INO80 complex subunit D-like isoform X2 — protein: MFEGKNIHYSSYDNKPLCSYSIKLCKQRRLNGYAFCVRHILEDPTAPFKQCTHTTRHNKQQCNNPIPHNEPRQYCNNHMQMLGMLPKKERKKKVDAIPKESTLSIHSKLVKMGLPSAPTTTYTNANHANERQTLCHNKIKDRLVLNHAGFAFEDPYAFEDEVGVGGVASAPTPPIPAQNNHHHHHDSNHHLSPVHTKSPVISFEHAGLGAVAASKLYPELAERVSKMARADVSKSRGGGGGAGGANKSGGNSRTMNQLENRIAQNKIKDKLKRNQEVVSNCSSESQQSSPAFDSSVYHRQTSGGPTLSPPPTISLTDSPTTADPIVLPADLLNVTPSIQTMLNFAQTPNVPSGFPVVPLSPVICGGGHQVALPSVHEAPSISDSSTNYKTEDAKTEDLGAKRTKIRDLAFPMFSEIPPLATKLHLRKPKLVLSLPEQREKLKRRSAINIYKHYSERRLYNSDIVPVGLDSSSSDSSADDSDQDDVPWQYTWFTASSDDDPDSDEQEESLQIQRTTRLAMKRARIRRRYLQLRKIHLANTGTHKYHGDVTETLVAGTRDQALTTVLALRAMDENHLTTTVKNTTSQNRYKTKEAEAIKTCLYVKDDVQCTGQVLPYANHCRKHIMYNVEQQLFDYCTAKSTDNTQCCDPVFDIRHDFPLCPKHAKAIDSVPQEAVKRKRKKTKPSALTRPPKRGKKKKNQRKFIRPEKPVLPIEIFSDTGGGSSSAETNEPLDQIITLTNTAHDHRQQQPQQSHDRLTTISSSGVNDEDEDELRGVFSPETDLTLDQHESKILEDNDINDVLNKLPDDAFHELFNTGKNGDCGPSKEETDEFEKALAAVSMSKCANLICDDDELTKHITETILQQEAVSDHLVAGLHHHHHHHTGGVAGLQHAGGLQHAELHASGLHAAGLHAGAGLHHAGAGLHHPGAGLHVAGLHAGLHDDNLQALANSITETDLKNMSQVLATAEFNSVLGIAPTAPPPAPTQPVTTTTIGGDLSSIAMAKPNNINSTTISLHNLQQNLQQLSQSLNSLQTVACPSPGAAGGAGGAAVLDHVQFQLLCQTQGQLQLASAQGHLIQGHHHRPTTGGHQFLQIQPSLNHAVAPPMYGIVNHSTFNSVNQASVDSAVAFASTNHHPVAAAPSPCLTLNTVLSSPSTTATMTKQFAPVTVTPIVQQSTSSSGATANHSPLQSPLPNFRNPWTQIEHLNLPVFTATNGYQQTNGGVKYVTAPPGGGGDNNVVDTTTASAFQIGVHPTLVTPATTPKQT
- the LOC141907437 gene encoding INO80 complex subunit D-like isoform X1; this encodes MFEGKNIHYSSYDNKPLCSYSIKLCKQRRLNGYAFCVRHILEDPTAPFKQCTHTTRHNKQQCNNPIPHNEPRQYCNNHMQMLGMLPKKERKKKVDAIPKESTLSIHSKLVKMGLPSAPTTTYTNANHANERQTLCHNKIKDRLVLNHAGFAFEDPYAFEDEVGVGGVASAPTPPIPAQNNHHHHHDSNHHLSPVHTKSPVISFEHAGLGAVAASKLYPELAERVSKMARADVSKSRGGGGGAGGANKSGGNSRTMNQLENRIAQNKIKDKLKRNQEVVSNCSSESQQSSPAFDSSVYHRQTSGGPTLSPPPTISLTDSPTTADPIVLPADLLNVTPSIQTMLNFAQTPNVPSGFPVVPLSPVICGGGHQVALPSVHEAPSISDSSTNYKTEDAKTEDLGAKRTKIRDLAFPMFSEIPPLATKLHLRKPKLVLSLPEQREKLKRRSAINIYKHYSERRLYNSDIVPVGLDSSSSDSSADDSDQDDVPWQYTWFTASSDDDPDSDEQEESLQIQRTTRLAMKRARIRRRYLQLRKIHLANTGTHKYHGDVTETLVAGTRDQALTTVLALRAMDENHLTTTVKNTTSHRNRYKTKEAEAIKTCLYVKDDVQCTGQVLPYANHCRKHIMYNVEQQLFDYCTAKSTDNTQCCDPVFDIRHDFPLCPKHAKAIDSVPQEAVKRKRKKTKPSALTRPPKRGKKKKNQRKFIRPEKPVLPIEIFSDTGGGSSSAETNEPLDQIITLTNTAHDHRQQQPQQSHDRLTTISSSGVNDEDEDELRGVFSPETDLTLDQHESKILEDNDINDVLNKLPDDAFHELFNTGKNGDCGPSKEETDEFEKALAAVSMSKCANLICDDDELTKHITETILQQEAVSDHLVAGLHHHHHHHTGGVAGLQHAGGLQHAELHASGLHAAGLHAGAGLHHAGAGLHHPGAGLHVAGLHAGLHDDNLQALANSITETDLKNMSQVLATAEFNSVLGIAPTAPPPAPTQPVTTTTIGGDLSSIAMAKPNNINSTTISLHNLQQNLQQLSQSLNSLQTVACPSPGAAGGAGGAAVLDHVQFQLLCQTQGQLQLASAQGHLIQGHHHRPTTGGHQFLQIQPSLNHAVAPPMYGIVNHSTFNSVNQASVDSAVAFASTNHHPVAAAPSPCLTLNTVLSSPSTTATMTKQFAPVTVTPIVQQSTSSSGATANHSPLQSPLPNFRNPWTQIEHLNLPVFTATNGYQQTNGGVKYVTAPPGGGGDNNVVDTTTASAFQIGVHPTLVTPATTPKQT
- the LOC141907281 gene encoding high-affinity choline transporter 1-like, yielding MVLNIAGIVLLIVLYLTVLIVGIVAARKFKTDPATTSPVERNVVAGRNLSTVVGIFTMTATTVGGGFLNGTAESVAAYGIWWTLAPFGILFGLIIGGVMFAEKMRSKRYLTMLDPFQERYCDAVIALFYLAAISGDIFWSASVLSALGTSISVIVGISIPLSIGLSAVVAIIYTLFGQMIAVAYTDILQLIFIVFGLSLSVPFVMCDSRVGNFSATSAQWSGSPDTSSLTTWIDLLLAMTLGTIPWQSYFQRVLSMRTAKDAQLLSIFGGIGAFLLAIPPALIGVAAVSADWNQTQLGQSPLETGQSSLVLPLVLKHFTPNIVAIIGLGTISAAVMSSMDSAILGSSSMFTHNIYKAFLRKKASLFELVWIQRISVFIVGSISTVMAVFVPSIYGLFILAADFIYVVMFPQLVAVVYSPFRTNSYGALIGYATAVVLRLGAGEPYLLLPAFIPYPSFNESEQTEFPFRTFAMVVALIEIVVVSVATDYALKRLPPKFDILGAISDRTVTSRSTTSDRVQDQSPVSHCEQDQQLVPDCEQDQQLVSDREQDQYTIATASKEYLLNSEPNESQL